The proteins below come from a single Parazoarcus communis genomic window:
- a CDS encoding PAS domain S-box protein: MTETDDPSQFEPSRWYWTAPYIAMVVFALSMLALVGLLQTRELETQRNAVARDVQWAEQTMRLHMQGTEEFLGQLARDLSAEALDSDAFQLRANQHIANNGELVNIVWVGDDSVVRWSAPFDTTDWLSGESLSVLQSGVFHRARDEGRITYGEAYMTPRGVTVLEVYVPIRRGREFRGVIVGVYSIERIVRHLVPGWFAEKYRLALQNVRGETLAVNSMLKDLDESVAFEIPLDPPGNGLVLRATAFRTTGELPQSLPTILIVGLSITVFWSLWMLRTHVQRRVQVEKERDRLFNLSLDMLCVVGLDGTFKRCNPAFERILGYPPAELPGTPMLDIVHREEVAATLEQLRLLASGQTVKYENRCLCADGSYKWLVWSINPVRTEKLVYAVAHDITGRKAAEEALRAESAFRKAMEDSVITGLRAIDLTGRIMYVNSAFCRMVGFEEGELIGAKAPFPYWPSEEIETCSRNLELTLAGRAPASGFEMRIRRKNGERLDARFYLSPLIDLAGHQTGWMASVTDITEPKRVRAALEAAHERFEAVLDGLDAAVFVSDARTDEILFANRAFKAIHGFDAVGRTVRGVAVPQPERGDYRVDPRSLTVGDLPRELFDGELQHPLSGRWYHVREHATRWVDGRVVRMGIATDITDRKQTAEISRQQEERLERTARLITMGEMASTLAHELNQPLAAIANYCAGCVTRMQSGSSKPEDLLAAMQKASFQAERAGKIIRRIREFVRKSEPRRSAVHISDVLDDAIGFAEIDSRRLGIRLEVEVAPDLPAVFADRIMIEQVVLNLVRNGLEAMKDVLPEERTLVVRARDFGPHSVEVAVIDRGHGISEEDRAKLFTPFYTTKAEGMGMGLNICRSIIEFHDGRLIVDVNPEGGTIFSFTLPTEAASERVARRA, translated from the coding sequence ATGACCGAAACCGACGATCCCTCTCAGTTCGAACCAAGTCGTTGGTACTGGACCGCGCCATATATAGCGATGGTCGTATTCGCCCTGTCGATGCTGGCGCTGGTCGGCCTGCTGCAGACGCGCGAGCTTGAGACCCAGCGCAATGCGGTGGCGCGCGACGTGCAGTGGGCCGAGCAGACGATGCGTCTGCACATGCAGGGCACGGAAGAGTTTCTGGGGCAGCTTGCGCGAGACCTGTCGGCGGAGGCTCTCGACTCGGATGCGTTCCAGCTCAGGGCCAACCAGCACATTGCCAATAATGGCGAGCTGGTCAATATCGTCTGGGTGGGTGATGACAGCGTTGTGCGCTGGTCTGCCCCTTTCGATACGACCGACTGGCTGTCGGGCGAGTCGCTGTCGGTGCTTCAGTCCGGCGTATTTCATCGTGCCCGCGACGAAGGCCGCATCACCTACGGCGAGGCCTACATGACGCCGCGCGGGGTGACGGTGCTTGAGGTGTACGTGCCGATCCGGAGGGGGCGCGAGTTTCGTGGCGTCATCGTCGGCGTGTACTCGATCGAGCGCATCGTCCGCCACCTGGTGCCCGGCTGGTTTGCCGAGAAGTACCGCCTCGCGCTGCAGAACGTGCGTGGCGAAACCCTCGCGGTCAATTCCATGCTCAAGGATCTCGATGAAAGCGTCGCCTTCGAGATTCCGCTCGATCCGCCCGGAAACGGCCTGGTCCTGCGCGCAACGGCCTTTCGCACCACTGGCGAACTGCCCCAGTCGCTGCCGACAATCCTGATCGTCGGGCTGTCGATCACCGTGTTCTGGAGCCTGTGGATGCTGCGTACCCATGTGCAGCGTCGGGTTCAGGTTGAGAAGGAGCGCGACCGCCTGTTCAATCTGTCGCTCGACATGCTGTGCGTGGTCGGGCTGGACGGTACGTTCAAGCGCTGCAATCCGGCCTTCGAACGCATTCTTGGTTATCCGCCGGCCGAGCTGCCCGGTACGCCGATGCTCGACATCGTCCATCGCGAGGAGGTTGCGGCCACCCTTGAGCAGTTGCGCCTGCTTGCGTCCGGACAGACGGTGAAATACGAGAATCGCTGTCTGTGCGCCGATGGCAGCTACAAGTGGCTGGTGTGGAGCATCAACCCGGTCCGGACCGAGAAGCTGGTGTACGCGGTGGCGCACGACATTACCGGGCGCAAGGCCGCCGAAGAGGCGCTGCGCGCCGAGTCCGCCTTCCGCAAGGCGATGGAGGATTCAGTCATCACCGGCCTGCGCGCCATCGATCTCACCGGACGCATCATGTATGTGAACTCCGCCTTCTGTCGCATGGTGGGGTTCGAAGAGGGTGAGCTGATCGGTGCCAAGGCGCCGTTCCCGTACTGGCCGTCGGAGGAAATCGAGACCTGCTCACGTAACCTTGAGCTGACCCTTGCCGGGCGTGCGCCCGCCAGCGGCTTCGAGATGCGGATCAGGCGCAAGAATGGCGAGCGCCTCGATGCCCGCTTCTATCTGTCGCCGCTGATCGATCTGGCCGGACATCAGACGGGCTGGATGGCCTCGGTGACCGACATCACCGAGCCCAAGCGGGTGCGTGCCGCGCTGGAGGCGGCCCATGAACGTTTCGAGGCCGTGCTCGACGGTCTGGACGCGGCGGTGTTCGTGTCCGACGCACGCACCGACGAGATCCTTTTTGCCAATCGCGCCTTCAAGGCCATTCACGGCTTCGATGCGGTGGGGCGCACCGTGCGCGGCGTGGCGGTGCCGCAGCCGGAGCGTGGCGATTACCGTGTCGACCCGCGCAGCCTGACCGTTGGCGACCTGCCGCGCGAACTCTTCGACGGCGAATTGCAGCACCCCCTTTCGGGGCGCTGGTATCACGTGCGCGAGCACGCTACGCGCTGGGTGGACGGCCGTGTGGTGCGCATGGGGATCGCCACCGACATCACCGACCGCAAACAGACGGCGGAGATCTCGCGGCAGCAGGAAGAGCGCCTCGAACGCACTGCGCGCCTCATCACCATGGGCGAAATGGCTTCAACCCTGGCGCACGAGCTCAATCAGCCGCTGGCCGCGATTGCCAACTACTGCGCGGGCTGCGTCACCCGCATGCAATCAGGCAGCAGCAAGCCCGAGGACCTGCTGGCGGCAATGCAGAAGGCGAGCTTCCAGGCCGAGCGCGCGGGCAAGATCATCCGCCGCATCCGCGAGTTCGTGCGCAAGAGCGAGCCGCGCCGCAGTGCGGTGCACATCTCGGATGTGCTCGACGATGCGATCGGTTTTGCCGAAATCGACTCGCGTCGCCTCGGCATCCGGCTCGAGGTCGAGGTTGCCCCGGATCTGCCGGCGGTGTTCGCCGACCGCATCATGATCGAGCAGGTGGTGCTGAACCTGGTGCGCAACGGGCTCGAGGCCATGAAGGACGTGCTGCCCGAAGAGCGCACCCTGGTAGTCCGGGCGCGCGATTTCGGCCCGCATTCGGTCGAGGTCGCGGTCATTGATCGTGGCCACGGCATCAGCGAAGAGGACCGGGCGAAGCTGTTTACACCGTTCTATACGACCAAGGCCGAAGGCATGGGCATGGGGCTCAATATCTGTCGCTCCATCATCGAGTTTCATGATGGTCGCCTGATTGTCGACGTGAACCCGGAAGGAGGTACCATATTCTCCTTTACCCTGCCCACGGAGGCCGCAAGTGAGCGAGTCGCACGCCGCGCCTGA
- a CDS encoding ABC transporter substrate-binding protein, with translation MLMTLAAGAQQPAVANSPIKIGVSGPFTGGSSPMGISMREGIRIAVAEINAAGGLLGRPVELVERDDEARNERGANVVQELINKEGVVAGLGIVNTGVALASQRYYQLARIPVITSVATGSLVTKQFHPPEFVDNYVFRVSANDTLQAAMIVEEAVDRRGFRRVAIFHDATNYGVLGREDLEAALDRRGMRPHLVERFQLRQADMTQALIRAKQAGVDAILTYGIGPELAQIANGMARLRWQVPLIGSWTLAMSNFIDNAGPNAEGARMPQTFIQEPNSPRRKAFLDAWQALTGTERIPVPPAAAQGYDSALLLAAAIRQAGTTEGDRIRDALENLQTRVEGVIMDYERPFSRNNHETIAATGQIFMGEVRSGKVVFAYEEDRLRAVRR, from the coding sequence ATGCTCATGACGCTCGCTGCCGGGGCACAGCAGCCTGCCGTCGCGAACAGCCCGATCAAGATTGGCGTCTCCGGCCCCTTCACCGGCGGGTCGAGCCCGATGGGGATCTCGATGCGCGAAGGCATCCGGATTGCAGTCGCGGAGATCAACGCCGCGGGTGGCCTGCTCGGCCGCCCGGTTGAACTGGTCGAACGCGACGACGAGGCGCGCAACGAGCGCGGAGCGAATGTCGTACAGGAGTTGATTAACAAGGAAGGCGTGGTTGCCGGCCTCGGCATCGTCAATACCGGCGTTGCCCTTGCAAGCCAGCGCTACTACCAGTTGGCACGCATTCCGGTTATCACCTCAGTGGCAACCGGCTCACTGGTCACCAAGCAGTTTCATCCACCCGAGTTCGTCGACAACTACGTCTTCAGGGTATCGGCCAACGACACCCTGCAGGCCGCCATGATCGTGGAAGAAGCCGTCGATCGACGCGGCTTCCGGCGGGTGGCCATCTTTCACGACGCCACGAACTACGGTGTGCTCGGCCGCGAAGATCTCGAGGCCGCGCTCGACCGGCGCGGGATGCGTCCGCATCTGGTCGAACGCTTTCAATTGCGTCAGGCAGACATGACCCAGGCTCTAATACGAGCAAAACAGGCCGGGGTGGATGCGATACTGACCTATGGCATCGGGCCGGAACTGGCCCAGATTGCAAACGGCATGGCGCGCCTGCGGTGGCAAGTGCCATTGATTGGCAGCTGGACGCTGGCCATGTCGAACTTCATCGACAACGCCGGCCCCAACGCTGAAGGCGCACGCATGCCGCAAACCTTCATTCAGGAGCCGAACTCACCGCGGCGCAAGGCATTTCTCGATGCGTGGCAGGCTCTGACCGGGACAGAACGAATTCCCGTTCCACCTGCGGCCGCACAAGGTTATGATTCCGCCCTGCTGCTCGCTGCAGCCATTCGTCAGGCGGGCACAACCGAAGGTGACCGTATCCGGGACGCACTGGAGAATCTCCAGACCCGGGTGGAGGGCGTAATCATGGACTACGAACGACCGTTCTCCAGGAACAACCACGAAACCATCGCCGCGACCGGTCAGATTTTCATGGGCGAAGTGCGCAGTGGCAAAGTGGTCTTTGCATACGAAGAAGATCGTTTGCGAGCGGTTCGCAGATGA
- the aceE gene encoding pyruvate dehydrogenase (acetyl-transferring), homodimeric type, giving the protein MGTNNVLLQPDPDTQETQEWLEAIAAVIENEGPERAHYLIEKLIDSAREEGINLPYSATTQYINTIPADQQPKYPGDPDMEIKLHSYIRWNAMAMVVRANKHTNVGGHISSFASSAALYDVGFSHFWKATDHESGGDMIFFQGHSVPGVYARAYMLGRLTDSQLDGYRQEVDGTGISSYPHPWLMPDFWQFPTVSMGLGPLCAIYAARFTKYMASRGLIDAKKAEERKVWAFLGDGETDEVESLGAIGMAAREKLDNLIFVINCNLQRLDGPVRGNGKIIQELEGEFRGAGWNVIKLVWGTHWDTLFERDKTGILKKRMMELCDGEYQTFKAKDGAYVREHFFNTPELKALVADWTDDDVWQLNRGGHDLFKIFAAYDAAVKHKGQPTLILAKTIKGFGLGQSGEAMNIAHNTKKLDVESIKRFRDRFGLPVSDDKVADLPYLKFDEDSAEYKYMRERRMELGGFLPSRRTKAEALQVPGLDAFAALLKASGEGRELSTTMIMVRIMNTLLKDKQIGKNIVPIVPDESRTFGMEGMFRQYGIWNQEGQKYVPEDHDQLMFYKESVTGQVLQEGINEAGSMADWIAAATAYSVHGVQMVPFYICYSMFGLQRTMDMCWAAADQRSRGFLIGGTAGRTTLNGEGLQHEDGHSQILANVIPNCVSYDPTFQYELAVIVQDGMRRMFAEQEDVYYYITVMNENYEHPELPAGSEADIIKGMYAFRKGSEGNGPRVQLLGSGTIFNEVIAAADLLKNDWGVDADIWGCPSFNELARDGQAAARWNLLHPLEAPKLSHVEQKLAGAKGPVVAATDYIKLFAEQIRPFVKSSYITLGTDGFGRSDTREKLRHFFEVDRHWVTLAALKALADEGSIEREKVAAALVKYNLDPSKPNPMSV; this is encoded by the coding sequence ATGGGAACAAACAACGTCCTTCTGCAGCCCGACCCGGACACTCAGGAAACGCAGGAATGGCTCGAGGCAATCGCCGCAGTCATTGAGAACGAAGGCCCCGAACGCGCCCATTACCTGATCGAAAAGCTCATCGACAGCGCACGCGAGGAAGGCATCAACCTGCCCTACTCCGCAACCACCCAGTACATCAACACGATTCCGGCCGATCAGCAGCCCAAGTATCCGGGCGATCCGGACATGGAGATCAAGCTTCACTCCTACATCCGCTGGAACGCCATGGCGATGGTGGTGCGTGCCAACAAGCACACCAACGTCGGTGGCCACATCTCCTCATTCGCCTCATCCGCTGCCCTCTACGACGTGGGCTTTTCGCATTTCTGGAAAGCGACGGACCACGAATCCGGCGGCGACATGATTTTCTTCCAGGGCCACTCGGTCCCCGGCGTCTACGCCCGTGCCTACATGCTCGGCCGCCTGACCGACAGCCAGCTCGACGGCTACCGCCAGGAAGTCGACGGCACCGGCATTTCGTCCTATCCGCACCCGTGGCTGATGCCGGATTTCTGGCAGTTCCCGACGGTTTCGATGGGCCTCGGCCCCCTGTGCGCGATCTACGCTGCACGCTTCACGAAGTACATGGCCAGCCGTGGCCTGATCGACGCCAAGAAGGCCGAAGAGCGCAAGGTGTGGGCATTCCTCGGCGACGGCGAGACTGACGAAGTCGAATCCCTCGGCGCCATCGGCATGGCCGCGCGCGAGAAGCTCGACAACCTGATCTTCGTCATCAACTGCAACCTGCAGCGTCTGGACGGCCCGGTGCGCGGCAACGGCAAGATCATCCAGGAACTCGAAGGCGAATTCCGCGGCGCAGGCTGGAACGTCATCAAGCTGGTGTGGGGCACCCACTGGGACACCCTGTTCGAGCGCGACAAGACCGGCATCCTCAAGAAGCGCATGATGGAGCTGTGCGACGGCGAATATCAGACCTTCAAGGCCAAGGACGGCGCCTATGTGCGCGAGCACTTCTTCAACACGCCCGAGCTGAAGGCACTGGTTGCCGACTGGACAGACGACGACGTGTGGCAACTGAACCGTGGCGGTCACGATCTGTTCAAGATCTTTGCCGCCTACGATGCCGCCGTAAAGCACAAGGGCCAGCCGACCCTGATCCTGGCGAAGACCATCAAGGGCTTCGGTCTGGGCCAGTCCGGCGAGGCGATGAACATCGCCCACAACACCAAGAAGCTCGACGTTGAGTCGATCAAGCGCTTCCGCGATCGCTTTGGTCTGCCGGTGTCCGACGACAAAGTTGCCGACCTGCCCTATCTGAAGTTCGACGAGGACTCGGCCGAGTACAAGTACATGCGCGAACGCCGCATGGAACTGGGCGGCTTCCTGCCCAGCCGCCGGACCAAGGCCGAAGCCCTGCAGGTCCCCGGCCTCGACGCTTTTGCCGCGCTGCTCAAGGCATCCGGTGAAGGTCGCGAACTGTCGACCACCATGATCATGGTGCGCATCATGAACACCCTGCTCAAGGACAAGCAGATCGGCAAGAACATCGTGCCGATCGTGCCCGACGAGAGCCGCACCTTCGGTATGGAAGGCATGTTCCGCCAGTACGGCATCTGGAACCAGGAAGGTCAGAAGTACGTTCCGGAAGACCATGACCAGCTGATGTTCTACAAGGAATCGGTCACTGGCCAGGTGCTGCAGGAAGGTATCAACGAGGCCGGCTCGATGGCTGACTGGATCGCCGCAGCCACCGCCTACTCGGTGCATGGCGTGCAGATGGTTCCGTTCTACATCTGCTACTCGATGTTCGGCCTGCAGCGCACCATGGACATGTGCTGGGCGGCTGCCGACCAGCGTTCGCGCGGCTTCCTGATCGGCGGCACCGCCGGTCGCACCACGCTGAACGGCGAAGGCCTGCAGCACGAAGACGGCCACAGCCAGATTCTGGCCAATGTCATCCCCAACTGCGTCAGCTACGACCCGACCTTCCAGTACGAGCTGGCAGTCATCGTGCAGGACGGCATGCGCCGCATGTTCGCCGAGCAGGAAGATGTGTACTACTACATCACGGTGATGAACGAGAACTACGAGCACCCGGAACTGCCGGCGGGCTCCGAAGCCGACATCATCAAGGGGATGTACGCATTCAGGAAGGGCTCCGAAGGCAATGGCCCGCGTGTGCAACTGCTGGGCTCCGGCACCATCTTCAACGAAGTCATTGCCGCAGCCGATCTGCTCAAGAACGACTGGGGCGTGGATGCGGACATCTGGGGCTGCCCGAGCTTCAACGAACTGGCCCGCGACGGTCAGGCCGCTGCGCGCTGGAATCTGCTCCACCCGCTGGAGGCACCGAAGCTCTCGCACGTAGAGCAGAAGCTGGCTGGCGCCAAGGGCCCGGTCGTTGCAGCAACCGACTACATCAAACTGTTCGCCGAGCAGATCCGCCCCTTCGTGAAGAGCAGCTACATCACGCTGGGCACCGACGGCTTTGGCCGCTCCGACACCCGCGAGAAGCTGCGTCACTTCTTCGAAGTGGATCGTCACTGGGTCACGCTGGCTGCATTGAAGGCACTGGCAGACGAAGGCAGCATCGAACGCGAGAAGGTCGCGGCCGCACTGGTCAAGTACAACCTTGACCCGTCCAAGCCGAACCCGATGTCCGTCTGA
- the aceF gene encoding dihydrolipoyllysine-residue acetyltransferase has protein sequence MSQLIEVKVPDIGDFSDVPVIELFVKVGDTIKVDDSIATLESDKATMDVPSSAAGVVKEVLINLGDKVSQGTLMIKVEAAGASAAAAPAAAPTPAAAPAPAAGGGIVEVKVPDIGDFDEVPVIELYVKAGDTIKVDDAIATLESDKATMDVPSSVAGVIKEVLVKLGDKVSEGSVLIKVEAAGAAAASAPAPAASAPAPAAAPAPAAAPAPVAAPAPAAAASAPSAVKLGGKVHASPSVRAYSRELGVDLSTVKGSGPKNRILKEDVTAFIKGAMSSGVVPGKTPAAAAVGSLGGGLDLLPWPKVDFAKFGEVEVKPMSRIKKISGQNLARNWAMIPAVTYHEDADITDLEAFRVQMNKEYEKSGKKLTMLAFIIKASVRALQEFPEFNTSLDGDNLVYKKYFNIAFAADTPNGLVVPVVKEADKKSVFEIAAETGALAKKARDGKLGPADMSGACFTISSLGGIGGTYFAPIVNAPEVAILGVNKSAMKPVWDGKQFVPRLTLPMSLTADHRVIDGALATRFNVYLAQMLADFRRVML, from the coding sequence ATGAGCCAACTGATTGAAGTCAAGGTCCCGGATATCGGCGATTTCTCCGATGTACCGGTGATTGAACTGTTTGTGAAGGTCGGCGACACCATCAAGGTGGACGACTCGATCGCAACGCTGGAATCCGACAAGGCAACGATGGATGTGCCGTCGTCGGCGGCCGGCGTGGTCAAGGAAGTGCTGATCAACCTCGGTGACAAGGTGTCCCAAGGCACGCTGATGATCAAGGTCGAGGCAGCAGGTGCTTCTGCTGCGGCAGCCCCTGCTGCTGCACCCACACCGGCCGCCGCGCCGGCGCCTGCTGCCGGTGGCGGCATTGTCGAAGTGAAGGTGCCGGACATCGGCGATTTCGACGAAGTGCCCGTGATCGAGCTCTACGTGAAGGCTGGCGACACGATCAAGGTCGACGATGCCATCGCCACCCTCGAGTCCGACAAGGCAACGATGGACGTGCCTTCGTCGGTTGCCGGCGTGATCAAGGAGGTTCTGGTCAAGCTCGGCGACAAGGTCTCCGAAGGCTCCGTGCTGATCAAGGTGGAAGCGGCCGGTGCCGCTGCCGCAAGCGCGCCGGCACCGGCGGCCAGTGCCCCCGCCCCCGCTGCCGCACCTGCACCCGCCGCTGCGCCCGCCCCGGTTGCAGCGCCGGCGCCTGCTGCTGCAGCCTCCGCCCCAAGCGCAGTCAAGCTTGGCGGAAAAGTACACGCCAGCCCTTCGGTTCGCGCCTATAGCCGGGAACTGGGCGTAGACCTGTCGACCGTAAAGGGATCGGGCCCGAAGAACCGCATCCTGAAAGAAGACGTCACCGCCTTCATCAAGGGCGCGATGAGCAGCGGCGTGGTTCCGGGCAAGACGCCGGCCGCAGCAGCCGTCGGCAGCCTGGGCGGCGGACTTGACCTGTTGCCGTGGCCGAAGGTCGATTTCGCCAAGTTCGGCGAAGTCGAAGTCAAGCCGATGTCACGCATCAAGAAGATCTCCGGTCAGAACCTGGCCCGTAACTGGGCCATGATTCCTGCGGTCACCTACCACGAAGACGCCGACATCACCGACCTCGAAGCCTTCCGTGTGCAGATGAACAAGGAATACGAGAAGTCCGGCAAGAAGCTCACCATGCTCGCCTTCATCATCAAGGCCTCGGTCCGCGCGCTGCAGGAATTCCCGGAGTTCAACACCAGTCTCGACGGCGACAACCTGGTGTACAAGAAATACTTCAACATCGCCTTCGCGGCCGATACGCCGAACGGGCTGGTCGTGCCGGTTGTTAAGGAAGCCGACAAGAAGAGCGTGTTCGAGATCGCTGCCGAAACCGGCGCACTGGCCAAAAAGGCACGCGATGGCAAGCTCGGCCCGGCGGACATGTCCGGTGCGTGCTTCACCATCTCGTCGCTGGGAGGCATTGGCGGGACTTACTTCGCGCCCATCGTCAATGCGCCCGAAGTCGCCATCCTCGGCGTGAACAAATCGGCGATGAAGCCGGTTTGGGACGGCAAGCAGTTCGTGCCGCGCCTCACCCTGCCGATGTCGCTGACGGCCGACCACCGTGTCATCGACGGCGCGCTGGCAACCCGTTTCAACGTCTATCTCGCACAAATGCTGGCCGACTTCCGTCGGGTCATGCTGTAA
- the lpdA gene encoding dihydrolipoyl dehydrogenase gives MSQIVEVKVPDIGDFDTVPVIELFVKVGDSIQVDDAICTLESDKATMDVPSEVAGVVKEVLVALGDKVGEGAVLLKVETAGASAAAPAAAQAPAAPAPAAAPAAAPSAAPAAASHGGTADIECDMLVLGAGPGGYSAAFRAADLGLKTVIVERYPSLGGVCLNVGCIPSKALLHVAEVMDEASHVSTAGISFAKPTVDVDALRKHKDGVIGKLTGGLAGMAKARKVEIVRGYGSFLDPNHVEVEVTTGTAQDKTGDKKIIRFKQCIIAAGSAAVHLPFIPRDPRIVDSTGALELRQVPEKMLVIGGGIIGLEMATVYSSLGSRIDVVEMLDGLMQGPDRDAVKVWDKQNAHRFDKVMLKTKTVGVEAKDDGLYVTFEGEGAPTEPVKYDMILQSAGRSPNGKKIAADKAGVIVGERGFIPVDAQMRTNVPHIFAIGDIVGQPMLAHKAVHEAHVAAEVAAGHKSAFDATVIPGVAYTHPEVAWVGYTEAQAKAEGKKVETAKFPWAASGRAIANGADYGFTKLIFDAESHRVIGGTIVGPSAGDMIGEVCLAIEMGADAVDIGKTIHPHPTLGETVGMAAEVAHGSCTDLPPMRKK, from the coding sequence ATGAGTCAAATCGTTGAAGTAAAGGTCCCTGACATTGGCGACTTCGATACCGTTCCGGTCATCGAACTGTTCGTCAAAGTCGGCGACAGCATCCAGGTCGACGACGCCATCTGCACGCTTGAGTCGGACAAGGCCACGATGGACGTGCCATCCGAGGTGGCTGGCGTGGTCAAGGAAGTACTCGTCGCGCTCGGCGACAAGGTCGGCGAAGGCGCGGTGCTGTTGAAAGTCGAGACGGCCGGCGCAAGCGCCGCTGCACCGGCTGCAGCGCAAGCCCCTGCAGCACCGGCCCCGGCCGCCGCACCTGCGGCAGCACCGTCCGCCGCTCCGGCTGCGGCCAGTCATGGCGGCACGGCCGACATCGAGTGCGACATGCTCGTCCTCGGCGCCGGCCCTGGTGGTTACTCCGCAGCCTTCCGTGCGGCAGATCTCGGCCTGAAGACCGTCATCGTCGAGCGCTACCCGAGTCTGGGTGGTGTATGCCTGAACGTCGGCTGCATCCCCTCCAAGGCACTGCTGCATGTTGCCGAAGTCATGGATGAGGCCTCGCACGTCAGCACCGCTGGCATCAGCTTTGCCAAGCCCACGGTCGACGTCGACGCGCTGCGCAAGCACAAGGATGGCGTGATCGGCAAGCTGACCGGCGGTCTCGCCGGCATGGCCAAGGCGCGCAAGGTCGAGATCGTGCGCGGCTACGGCAGCTTCCTCGACCCCAATCACGTCGAAGTCGAAGTCACCACCGGCACGGCTCAGGACAAGACCGGCGACAAGAAGATCATCCGTTTCAAGCAGTGCATCATTGCCGCCGGTTCAGCAGCAGTGCACCTGCCCTTCATCCCGCGCGACCCGCGCATCGTCGACTCCACCGGAGCACTGGAACTTCGGCAGGTACCCGAGAAGATGCTGGTCATCGGCGGGGGCATCATTGGCCTCGAGATGGCCACGGTGTACTCCTCGCTGGGTAGCCGCATCGATGTGGTCGAGATGCTCGACGGCCTGATGCAGGGGCCGGATCGCGACGCAGTCAAGGTATGGGACAAGCAGAACGCCCATCGCTTCGACAAGGTCATGCTGAAGACCAAGACGGTCGGCGTAGAAGCGAAGGATGACGGCCTGTATGTCACCTTTGAAGGCGAAGGCGCACCGACTGAGCCCGTCAAGTACGACATGATCCTGCAATCGGCCGGCCGCTCACCCAACGGCAAGAAGATTGCTGCTGACAAGGCGGGCGTTATCGTTGGCGAGCGCGGTTTCATTCCAGTCGATGCGCAGATGCGTACCAACGTGCCGCATATCTTCGCCATCGGCGACATCGTCGGTCAGCCCATGCTTGCTCACAAGGCAGTACATGAGGCTCACGTCGCCGCAGAGGTCGCGGCAGGTCACAAGTCAGCCTTTGATGCCACCGTGATTCCCGGCGTCGCGTACACCCATCCTGAAGTCGCATGGGTCGGATACACCGAAGCCCAGGCCAAGGCCGAAGGCAAGAAGGTCGAAACCGCCAAGTTCCCGTGGGCAGCGAGCGGACGCGCGATCGCCAACGGTGCCGACTACGGCTTCACCAAGCTGATCTTCGACGCCGAATCCCATCGCGTGATCGGCGGTACGATTGTCGGCCCGAGCGCCGGCGACATGATCGGCGAAGTGTGCCTGGCAATCGAGATGGGCGCCGACGCGGTCGACATCGGCAAGACCATCCACCCTCACCCGACACTGGGCGAAACGGTGGGCATGGCAGCCGAAGTGGCGCACGGAAGCTGCACCGACCTACCACCGATGCGCAAGAAGTGA